Proteins encoded within one genomic window of Amycolatopsis sp. 2-15:
- a CDS encoding serine/threonine-protein kinase, with protein sequence MQGGQLIAQRYRLLERIGTGGMGVVWRAHDEQLDREVALKQARLSDAVSGRTLRREARLAAGVQHPNVVTFFDVVAEGDELWLVMEYVRSRSLAEVLAAEGSLPVRTVAEIGVQVAGALAAVHEGGVAHRDVKPGNVLITDDGRAKLTDFGISRSVRTDETVTDSPHIGGTPGYLAPEVAQGHPPTAASDVFSLGATLFSAVEGTPPFGGGNEYATIRRAAEGAVPPARKAGDLEPVLAALLRTAPEDRPTAAAAHDLLAGSVGGLPPAPPLRRRPDGRRRRFVIAGAVAAVVVLAGVALILLPDSGKPRTPAAASKVPAAPAKLGIGQDPRSADPCGLVDSVPLRPFGDPEVDPDYGNFDRCDVILKRADDLQADVKVELEDRPSDGAAPEGQRSRSGPFDVFGDPAQDGACVRLIQLQDKYLVRVTVSDDDGDNLDTCRPADVAVTSATKVLAVAGVPARTSPVPAGSLSKVDACSLLSPASLGSTAGLAASVRMVPGYGNWTCDWDSSASDRAVTVIFDRDQPPDSDSGQLTKVSGQDAYLATDDFAANTCQALLVYRNYTDAHGEAAVEQIKVVVHGGPPSQDLCAPAASLAGDVVAKLPQA encoded by the coding sequence GTGCAGGGTGGCCAGCTGATCGCGCAGCGCTATCGACTGCTCGAGCGGATCGGCACCGGGGGCATGGGCGTGGTCTGGCGTGCGCACGACGAGCAGCTCGACCGCGAGGTGGCGCTCAAGCAGGCCCGGCTCTCCGATGCGGTCAGCGGCCGCACCCTGCGTCGCGAAGCCCGGCTCGCCGCCGGCGTGCAGCACCCGAACGTGGTGACCTTCTTCGACGTCGTCGCTGAGGGCGACGAGCTGTGGCTCGTGATGGAGTACGTGCGCTCGCGCAGCCTGGCCGAGGTCCTCGCCGCCGAGGGCAGCCTGCCCGTGCGCACGGTCGCCGAGATCGGCGTGCAGGTCGCGGGCGCGCTCGCCGCGGTGCACGAGGGCGGCGTGGCCCACCGCGACGTGAAGCCCGGCAACGTCCTGATCACCGACGACGGCCGCGCCAAGCTCACCGACTTCGGCATCTCGCGCTCGGTCCGCACGGACGAGACGGTCACCGACTCCCCGCACATCGGCGGCACCCCCGGTTACCTGGCACCGGAGGTCGCGCAGGGGCACCCGCCCACCGCTGCGTCCGACGTTTTCTCCTTGGGCGCCACTCTGTTCTCCGCCGTCGAGGGCACTCCGCCCTTCGGCGGCGGCAACGAGTACGCGACGATCCGGCGCGCGGCCGAGGGCGCGGTCCCGCCGGCGCGCAAGGCCGGTGATCTCGAGCCCGTGCTCGCCGCGCTGCTGCGGACGGCTCCCGAAGACCGGCCCACCGCGGCCGCCGCGCACGACCTGCTGGCCGGCAGCGTGGGCGGGCTGCCTCCCGCGCCGCCGCTGCGCCGCCGTCCCGACGGTCGCCGGCGGCGATTCGTGATTGCGGGCGCGGTCGCCGCCGTCGTGGTGCTCGCCGGGGTGGCCCTGATCCTGCTGCCGGACAGCGGCAAGCCGCGGACCCCGGCCGCGGCTTCGAAGGTGCCCGCTGCTCCGGCGAAGCTCGGCATCGGCCAGGACCCGCGCTCGGCCGATCCGTGCGGGCTCGTCGACTCGGTGCCGCTGCGCCCGTTCGGCGATCCCGAGGTCGATCCCGACTACGGCAACTTCGACCGCTGCGACGTGATCCTCAAGCGGGCCGACGATCTGCAGGCCGACGTGAAGGTCGAGCTGGAGGACCGGCCGTCCGACGGCGCCGCGCCGGAGGGGCAGCGCTCGCGCTCCGGCCCGTTCGACGTGTTCGGCGACCCCGCGCAGGACGGCGCCTGCGTGCGCCTGATCCAGCTGCAGGACAAGTACCTCGTGCGTGTGACCGTCTCCGACGACGACGGTGACAACCTCGACACGTGCCGGCCCGCCGACGTCGCGGTCACGTCGGCGACGAAGGTGCTCGCCGTCGCCGGAGTGCCGGCACGGACCTCGCCGGTCCCGGCCGGATCCCTGTCCAAGGTGGACGCGTGTTCGCTGCTGAGCCCCGCCTCGCTCGGCAGCACCGCGGGCCTCGCGGCGTCGGTGCGGATGGTGCCGGGCTACGGGAACTGGACCTGTGACTGGGACAGCTCGGCGTCGGACCGCGCGGTCACGGTGATCTTCGACCGCGACCAGCCGCCGGACAGCGACTCGGGCCAGCTCACCAAGGTTTCCGGCCAAGACGCGTACCTCGCGACCGACGACTTCGCCGCCAACACGTGCCAGGCGCTGCTGGTGTACCGGAACTACACCGACGCACACGGGGAGGCCGCGGTGGAGCAGATCAAGGTGGTGGTCCACGGCGGCCCGCCGTCGCAGGACCTCTGCGCCCCGGCCGCGTCGCTGGCCGGCGATGTCGTCGCGAAGCTGCCGCAGGCATGA
- a CDS encoding FHA domain-containing protein: protein MTALRSGGQAESLGADHGSLAYGVPPAAPGTIFALAVTGGVRMPPRDGREVLFGRNREDVHVCVGEDDRKVSRKQGFLVRRRDAWWMHNTGRLPIRLPGSRLLFPEEEPVPLAEGYTAVFVRGSADREHLLELYVSGADGRRPESRAQDVTEPPRMWRLSPEERLVLVSLAQRYLLQQPYPQPMAWRQVAEQLAELAPGSRWTPKRVEHLVVAVRARLARAGVAGLTREEVGEPVGNSLNDNLVKELLLSTSLVPPDLALLEPPDETAPGGVPAPPG from the coding sequence ATGACCGCGCTGCGATCCGGCGGGCAGGCCGAGTCCCTCGGCGCCGACCACGGCAGCCTCGCCTACGGGGTGCCGCCCGCGGCCCCGGGCACGATCTTCGCGCTGGCCGTGACCGGCGGTGTGCGCATGCCGCCCCGCGACGGCCGGGAAGTCCTCTTCGGACGCAACCGCGAGGACGTCCACGTGTGCGTGGGGGAGGACGACCGGAAAGTCAGCCGCAAACAGGGTTTCCTCGTGCGCCGGCGCGACGCGTGGTGGATGCACAACACCGGGCGGCTGCCGATCCGCCTGCCCGGCTCGCGCCTGTTGTTCCCCGAAGAGGAGCCCGTGCCGCTCGCGGAGGGCTACACGGCGGTGTTCGTGCGTGGTTCGGCCGACCGCGAGCACCTGCTGGAGCTGTACGTGTCGGGTGCGGACGGACGCCGGCCGGAGTCGCGGGCGCAGGATGTGACCGAGCCGCCGCGCATGTGGCGGCTGAGTCCCGAAGAGCGGCTCGTGCTCGTCTCGCTGGCGCAGCGTTATCTGCTGCAACAGCCGTACCCGCAGCCGATGGCGTGGCGGCAGGTCGCCGAGCAGCTCGCGGAGCTGGCGCCCGGCAGCCGCTGGACGCCCAAGCGGGTGGAGCACCTCGTGGTCGCCGTGCGGGCGCGGCTGGCGCGCGCCGGCGTCGCGGGCCTCACGCGCGAAGAGGTCGGTGAGCCGGTGGGCAACTCCCTCAACGACAACCTCGTGAAGGAGCTCCTGCTGTCCACTTCGCTGGTGCCGCCGGACCTCGCGTTGCTCGAACCACCCGACGAAACCGCTCCGGGAGGGGTCCCGGCGCCGCCCGGTTAG
- a CDS encoding FHA domain-containing protein encodes MTTGEGMRALPAGHPSLARGFASPPGTLAVLGFAGGVLVPPSVPGPVTFGRNTAEVSVPVGEDDRRVSRRHGVLEHHRDRWWVRATGKVPLRLPESRLLFTGAAPVALPAGYLPLFVHGSRGREHVLEVHVADGRPDVPPAPDGSLDARERLALTVVGQGFLRWEARPRPVPPERAAAQLAMLDPGGDWTPLGVRAALDGVRARFHSASGDGLLFGALLAAAVLVPPDLALLTAEPVPQPRVPDWTQRTVGS; translated from the coding sequence GTGACGACGGGTGAGGGGATGCGGGCACTGCCCGCCGGGCATCCGAGCCTGGCGCGGGGCTTCGCGTCACCGCCCGGCACGCTGGCCGTGCTCGGGTTCGCCGGGGGAGTGCTGGTGCCGCCCTCGGTGCCGGGCCCGGTGACGTTCGGGCGCAATACCGCGGAGGTCTCGGTGCCGGTCGGGGAGGACGACCGGCGGGTGAGCCGCCGCCACGGCGTGCTGGAGCACCACCGCGACCGCTGGTGGGTGCGGGCGACGGGCAAGGTCCCGTTGCGGCTGCCCGAATCGCGGCTGCTGTTCACCGGCGCGGCGCCGGTCGCGCTGCCCGCGGGGTACCTGCCGTTGTTCGTGCACGGCTCGCGCGGGCGGGAGCACGTGCTGGAGGTGCACGTCGCCGACGGCAGGCCCGACGTGCCACCGGCGCCGGACGGATCGCTCGACGCGCGAGAACGGCTGGCGCTCACCGTGGTCGGCCAGGGCTTCCTGCGCTGGGAGGCGCGACCGCGGCCGGTGCCGCCGGAACGGGCGGCGGCTCAGCTTGCGATGCTGGACCCCGGCGGCGACTGGACGCCGCTGGGCGTGCGAGCCGCGCTCGACGGCGTGCGGGCCCGGTTCCACTCGGCGAGCGGCGACGGCCTGTTGTTCGGCGCGCTGCTCGCCGCGGCCGTGCTCGTGCCGCCGGACCTGGCCTTGCTGACCGCCGAACCCGTGCCGCAACCGCGCGTGCCCGACTGGACACAGAGGACAGTCGGCTCCTAG
- a CDS encoding MarR family winged helix-turn-helix transcriptional regulator — MADPRWLTDRQLKTWQAFLAVSAQLNRRVEQQLRDDAGLSHPQYEVLARLAAAGGALRMTELAGAALTSKSGLSYQVGQLEKTGLVGRRSCESDDRGVIAFLTDLGWSQLREAAAGHAALVGELLVDALTTEQFGAFSTVLDTLESRLRGADRPQRTAV, encoded by the coding sequence ATGGCCGACCCCCGATGGCTCACGGATCGCCAGCTGAAGACCTGGCAGGCCTTCCTGGCGGTGAGCGCACAGCTCAACCGTCGCGTCGAACAGCAGCTTCGCGACGACGCGGGGCTTTCGCACCCACAGTACGAAGTTCTGGCGCGCCTCGCCGCCGCCGGCGGCGCCCTGCGCATGACGGAGCTGGCCGGCGCGGCGCTCACGTCCAAGAGCGGGCTGAGCTACCAGGTCGGCCAGCTCGAGAAGACGGGGCTCGTCGGGCGCCGCTCGTGCGAGTCCGACGACCGCGGCGTGATCGCGTTCCTGACCGATCTCGGCTGGTCACAGCTTCGCGAGGCGGCCGCCGGACACGCCGCGCTCGTCGGTGAGCTGCTCGTCGACGCGCTGACGACCGAGCAGTTCGGCGCGTTCAGCACCGTGCTCGACACCCTGGAGTCCCGGCTGCGCGGCGCCGACCGGCCGCAGCGGACCGCGGTGTGA
- a CDS encoding GTP cyclohydrolase II, with the protein MATVAEVRTRVRIPLRLGDDLAVDAEAVTFHGLADGLEHLAFVLGEPGPVPLVRMHSECLTGDVFGSARCDCGPQLRESVARISEAGGYLLYLRQEGRGIGLYNKLDAYALQDGGLDTYEANAALGLPEDARDYTAAAQMLTALGVRRLDLLSNNPDKAAQLTAHGLDVRDRVRTGVFATETNVRYLRAKVEHTGHSLVLPAGFGHAGLAS; encoded by the coding sequence ATGGCGACGGTGGCGGAGGTGCGTACGCGGGTGCGGATCCCGCTGCGGCTGGGCGACGACCTCGCCGTCGACGCGGAGGCCGTGACGTTCCACGGGCTCGCCGACGGGCTTGAGCACCTCGCGTTCGTGCTCGGCGAGCCGGGCCCGGTGCCGCTCGTGCGCATGCACTCCGAGTGCCTGACCGGCGACGTCTTCGGCTCGGCCCGCTGCGACTGCGGCCCACAGCTACGCGAGTCGGTCGCCCGGATCTCCGAGGCCGGCGGCTACCTGCTCTACCTGCGCCAGGAAGGCCGCGGCATCGGCCTGTACAACAAGCTCGACGCCTACGCACTGCAGGACGGCGGGCTCGACACCTACGAGGCCAACGCCGCGCTCGGCCTGCCCGAGGACGCGCGCGACTACACCGCCGCCGCGCAGATGCTCACCGCGCTCGGCGTGCGCCGACTCGACCTGCTGTCGAACAACCCCGACAAGGCCGCGCAGCTGACCGCCCACGGTCTCGACGTGCGCGACCGCGTGCGCACGGGGGTGTTCGCGACGGAGACCAACGTCCGGTACCTGCGGGCGAAGGTCGAGCACACCGGCCACAGCCTCGTGCTGCCCGCCGGGTTCGGCCACGCCGGCCTCGCCAGCTGA
- a CDS encoding LacI family DNA-binding transcriptional regulator encodes MRVTIAEVARRARVSKTTVSRVLNNKSDVDAATAVRVREVIAATGYIPSAGAVGLAKGRTRLVGVLVPGLSPAGVGEVLQGVADVVEESDHGLLLSTAARGADSLARFTHQVRAHAFDGLLLLDPPPAVTDNDALRDSDLPVVVVDGARSVFPSVTGDDAAGAAAVARHFLARGRRRVAVVTGPGEDAAARLAGFRSVLEEAGSSLTGDAVTETVSTAGGGRSAVRQLVASGLAFDAVFACDDVVAAGVLTGLREAGRTVPEDVVVAGFGDLPLAVFTQPPLTTVRRPLRALGETAARRLLGKLTGDTPLDGMTVLPTELVVRESAP; translated from the coding sequence ATGCGCGTCACGATCGCGGAGGTCGCCCGCCGTGCGCGGGTGAGCAAGACCACCGTGTCCCGGGTGCTCAACAACAAGTCCGACGTGGACGCCGCCACCGCCGTGCGCGTGCGCGAAGTCATCGCCGCGACGGGCTACATCCCGAGCGCCGGGGCCGTCGGCCTGGCGAAGGGCCGGACCCGGCTGGTCGGCGTACTCGTCCCGGGGCTCTCGCCGGCGGGCGTCGGTGAGGTGTTGCAGGGAGTGGCCGACGTCGTCGAGGAGAGTGACCACGGCCTGCTCCTGAGCACCGCCGCCCGGGGCGCGGACTCGCTGGCGCGCTTCACCCACCAGGTGCGGGCGCACGCGTTCGACGGGCTGCTGCTGCTCGACCCGCCACCCGCCGTCACGGACAACGACGCGCTGCGCGACTCCGACCTGCCTGTGGTGGTGGTCGACGGGGCACGCTCCGTGTTCCCTTCCGTGACCGGCGACGACGCCGCGGGAGCCGCCGCGGTGGCCCGGCACTTCCTCGCGCGCGGCCGGCGCCGCGTCGCCGTGGTGACGGGCCCCGGCGAAGACGCGGCCGCCCGGCTCGCCGGATTCCGGTCCGTACTCGAAGAAGCCGGTTCATCGCTCACCGGGGACGCCGTCACCGAGACGGTTTCCACCGCGGGTGGCGGCCGCTCGGCCGTGCGGCAGCTCGTCGCCTCGGGCCTCGCGTTCGACGCCGTGTTCGCCTGTGACGACGTGGTGGCCGCCGGTGTCCTCACCGGACTGCGCGAAGCCGGCCGCACCGTGCCTGAGGACGTCGTCGTGGCCGGGTTCGGCGACCTGCCGCTCGCGGTGTTCACGCAGCCGCCGCTCACGACCGTGCGCCGGCCGCTGCGCGCCCTCGGGGAAACCGCGGCTCGCCGCCTGCTCGGTAAGCTGACCGGAGACACGCCGCTCGACGGCATGACCGTGCTGCCGACCGAGCTGGTGGTGCGGGAATCGGCACCCTGA
- a CDS encoding sulfite exporter TauE/SafE family protein — translation MAGVIIDAGEFVLLLLAGAGAGLVGATAGLASLVSYPALLAAGMPPVVANMTNTVAMLGTTAGAAAGARPELKGQWRRLLPLCLITTAGGGCGGLVLLLTPSGAFTAVVPWLIGGASVLLLAGPWLRRLAEGTERHGIGPVTGVAAFLVGVYGGYFGAAAGVLMLALLTTVWTQPLARTNAAKNIATGTANLIAAAVFAFTGRVLWPAALAVCLGSVAGSWLGSILVRYLPAAPLRIAIAIGGLVLAVVLAREAYAG, via the coding sequence ATGGCGGGCGTGATCATCGACGCGGGCGAGTTCGTCCTCCTGCTGCTCGCCGGAGCGGGCGCCGGGCTCGTCGGCGCCACCGCCGGACTGGCCTCGCTCGTGTCGTACCCCGCGCTGCTCGCGGCGGGGATGCCGCCGGTGGTCGCGAACATGACCAACACCGTCGCGATGCTCGGCACCACCGCGGGCGCGGCCGCCGGCGCGCGGCCCGAGCTGAAGGGACAGTGGCGCCGCCTGCTGCCGCTGTGCCTCATCACCACGGCCGGCGGCGGTTGCGGCGGGCTCGTGCTGCTGCTGACGCCGTCGGGCGCGTTCACCGCGGTGGTCCCGTGGCTGATCGGCGGCGCGTCGGTGCTCCTGTTGGCGGGTCCGTGGTTGCGCCGGTTGGCGGAAGGCACGGAGCGCCACGGCATCGGCCCGGTCACCGGCGTGGCGGCGTTCCTCGTGGGCGTCTACGGCGGCTACTTCGGTGCCGCGGCCGGCGTGCTGATGCTCGCGCTGCTCACCACTGTGTGGACACAGCCGCTGGCCCGCACGAACGCGGCGAAGAACATCGCCACGGGCACGGCGAACCTGATCGCCGCGGCCGTCTTCGCGTTCACCGGCCGGGTGCTCTGGCCCGCGGCGCTCGCCGTGTGCCTGGGTTCGGTAGCGGGTTCGTGGCTCGGTTCGATCCTCGTGCGGTACCTGCCCGCGGCCCCGCTGCGGATCGCGATCGCGATCGGCGGGCTCGTGCTCGCGGTGGTACTCGCGCGGGAGGCCTACGCCGGCTGA
- a CDS encoding xanthine dehydrogenase family protein molybdopterin-binding subunit — protein MSIVGTRVVRVEDEKLITSGGTYVDDLREAALTGAVHAVFVRSPIAHARISGIDTEEAKQAPGVVGVFTAADLDLAPLPTGPVTEPFLATDVVRYVGEPVALVLTEERYQLADAAELVDVDYDPLDAVASIDAALSGETELFPGGGVTGNVMQVNGAEEFDDAAFADCDAVVTQTILNPRVAPASLEVRGGSAAWGEDGRLTLWLSTQNAQIARTTVAGALGLDEDRVRVIAPDVGGGFGAKIGADPEASLLGWAARAVGRPVRWTESRSENLTAMTHGRAQQNTVTIGGKRDGTVLAYRIDVVQDSGAYPRAMFLPTLTEMMAPGVYRFPVVQTRSRCVVTNTTPIAAYRGAGRPEATAAVERAMDLFAAEIGMDPAEVRRVNFIRPEEFPYTTPTGGDYDTGEYAAALDKALEAAGYAELRAEQELRRAAGDPVALGLGIAAYVEITGGDANGESGRVDIHEDGSVTAYTGSSPHGQGLATSLAMLLSDQLGVPLAKITVKHGDTDEVPRAVGTFGSRSLQLGGSAIRQAADEVIAQARELAADLLEAAPEDLELDTERGVWQVRGAPSSTTLDWARIVSSAERTALSADVWFGDGKPTFPFGAHLAVVEVDTETGKVEVRRLVAVDDAGPVVNPLTFRGQRHGGLGQGIAQALLEVVNYDEDGNPTTATLADYSFVTATELPDFELVDMATPTTRNLLGVKGIGEAATIGSTPAVHNAVVDALAHLGVRHLDMPTTPMRVWAALNDVRKAN, from the coding sequence ATGAGCATTGTCGGCACCCGCGTGGTGCGCGTCGAGGACGAGAAGCTGATCACCTCGGGCGGAACGTACGTCGACGACTTGCGGGAGGCGGCGCTCACCGGCGCGGTCCACGCGGTCTTCGTGCGCAGCCCGATCGCCCACGCGCGCATCTCCGGCATCGACACCGAAGAGGCGAAGCAGGCACCGGGAGTCGTCGGCGTTTTCACGGCGGCGGACCTCGACCTCGCGCCTCTCCCCACCGGACCCGTCACCGAACCGTTCCTCGCCACGGACGTCGTGCGTTACGTCGGCGAACCCGTCGCGCTGGTGCTCACCGAAGAGCGCTACCAGCTGGCCGACGCGGCGGAGCTGGTCGACGTGGACTACGACCCGCTGGACGCGGTGGCGAGCATCGACGCCGCGCTGTCCGGCGAAACCGAGCTGTTCCCCGGTGGCGGTGTCACCGGCAACGTCATGCAGGTGAACGGCGCCGAGGAGTTCGACGACGCGGCGTTCGCGGACTGCGACGCCGTGGTCACGCAGACGATCCTCAACCCACGAGTGGCCCCGGCGTCGCTCGAAGTGCGCGGCGGTTCGGCCGCGTGGGGCGAGGACGGGCGGCTGACGCTGTGGCTGTCCACGCAGAACGCCCAGATCGCCCGGACCACCGTGGCGGGTGCGCTGGGGCTCGACGAGGACCGGGTGCGCGTGATCGCGCCGGACGTCGGTGGCGGCTTCGGCGCCAAGATCGGCGCCGACCCCGAGGCGAGCCTGCTCGGCTGGGCCGCGCGTGCCGTCGGGCGGCCGGTGCGGTGGACCGAGTCGCGCAGCGAGAACCTCACGGCGATGACCCACGGCCGGGCGCAGCAGAACACCGTGACCATCGGTGGGAAGCGCGACGGGACGGTGCTCGCGTACCGGATCGACGTCGTGCAGGACAGCGGCGCCTACCCGCGCGCGATGTTCCTGCCCACGCTGACCGAGATGATGGCGCCCGGTGTGTACCGCTTCCCGGTGGTGCAGACGCGCAGCCGCTGCGTGGTCACCAACACCACGCCCATCGCGGCCTACCGCGGCGCGGGCCGGCCCGAGGCGACGGCCGCGGTCGAGCGCGCGATGGACCTGTTCGCCGCGGAGATCGGGATGGATCCCGCCGAGGTGCGGCGGGTCAACTTCATCCGCCCGGAGGAGTTCCCGTACACCACGCCGACCGGCGGGGACTACGACACGGGCGAGTACGCGGCGGCGCTGGACAAGGCGCTCGAGGCCGCGGGCTACGCCGAACTGCGCGCGGAGCAGGAGCTGCGCCGCGCCGCGGGCGACCCGGTGGCGCTGGGCCTCGGTATCGCGGCCTACGTCGAGATCACCGGCGGCGATGCGAACGGCGAGAGCGGCCGCGTCGACATCCACGAAGACGGTTCGGTCACTGCGTACACGGGCAGCTCGCCGCACGGCCAGGGGCTCGCGACGTCGCTGGCGATGCTGCTGTCCGACCAGCTCGGCGTGCCGCTGGCGAAGATCACCGTGAAGCACGGCGACACCGACGAGGTCCCGCGCGCGGTCGGCACCTTCGGCTCGCGGTCGTTGCAGCTGGGCGGCTCGGCGATCCGGCAGGCGGCCGACGAGGTGATCGCCCAGGCTCGCGAGCTCGCGGCCGACCTGCTCGAGGCCGCGCCGGAGGATCTGGAGCTCGACACCGAACGCGGGGTCTGGCAGGTGCGCGGCGCCCCGTCGAGTACCACGCTCGACTGGGCGCGGATCGTGTCCTCGGCCGAGCGCACGGCGCTGTCGGCCGATGTGTGGTTCGGCGACGGCAAGCCGACGTTCCCGTTCGGCGCGCACCTCGCCGTGGTCGAGGTCGACACGGAGACGGGCAAGGTCGAGGTGCGGCGGCTGGTCGCGGTCGACGACGCCGGGCCGGTGGTGAACCCGCTGACCTTCCGCGGCCAGCGCCACGGCGGGCTCGGCCAGGGCATTGCCCAGGCGCTGCTGGAGGTCGTGAACTACGACGAAGACGGCAACCCGACCACGGCCACGCTCGCGGACTACTCGTTTGTGACCGCGACCGAGCTGCCCGACTTCGAGCTCGTGGACATGGCGACGCCCACGACACGGAACCTGCTGGGGGTCAAGGGGATCGGCGAGGCCGCGACGATCGGGTCGACGCCGGCGGTGCACAACGCGGTGGTCGACGCGCTCGCCCACCTCGGCGTGCGGCACCTGGACATGCCGACCACCCCGATGCGGGTCTGGGCGGCCCTGAACGACGTGAGGAAGGCGAACTGA
- a CDS encoding (2Fe-2S)-binding protein, giving the protein MRVSIEVNGRTTAGEVPDRTLLVHYLRDTVGLTGTNIGCDTTSCGACTVLFDGESVKSCTVLAAQADGHEVTTVEGLAGDDGELHPVQRAFREQHGLQCGFCTPGMMMASVSLLKENPRPSRREVREALEGNLCRCTGYHNIVSAVVEASGAEVDR; this is encoded by the coding sequence GTGCGGGTCTCCATCGAGGTGAACGGCCGGACCACGGCCGGCGAGGTGCCGGACCGGACGTTGCTGGTGCACTACCTGCGCGACACCGTCGGGCTCACCGGCACGAACATCGGCTGCGACACCACGTCGTGCGGCGCCTGCACGGTCCTGTTCGACGGTGAGTCGGTGAAGTCGTGCACGGTGCTGGCCGCGCAGGCCGACGGCCACGAAGTGACCACAGTGGAGGGTCTGGCCGGCGACGACGGCGAGCTGCACCCCGTGCAGCGCGCTTTCCGCGAGCAGCACGGGCTCCAGTGCGGGTTCTGCACGCCGGGGATGATGATGGCGTCGGTGTCGCTGCTGAAGGAGAACCCGCGGCCGTCGCGGCGCGAGGTCCGGGAAGCGCTCGAAGGGAACCTGTGCCGCTGCACGGGTTACCACAACATCGTGAGCGCCGTGGTCGAGGCTTCGGGTGCGGAGGTGGACCGGTGA
- a CDS encoding flavin reductase family protein, whose translation MNTTFPLHTAIEPGILYFGTPVVLISTTNEDGSANLAPMSSAFWLGWRAMLGLGARSKTTQNLRRTRECVLNLPSSALAAAVDRLALTTGSDPVPPGKQQRGYFHVADKFARAGLTAVPSETVAPPRVAECPVAMEAVLEATHPFAADDEAQDGSVVGLEVRVQRVFVHDDIRLPGTEDHVDPDAWRPLIMSFQKLYGLGSQVHESTLASIPERLYRGPDIDRARQVQTR comes from the coding sequence GTGAACACGACGTTTCCCTTGCACACGGCCATCGAGCCCGGAATCCTGTACTTCGGCACCCCCGTGGTGCTGATCTCCACGACCAATGAGGACGGTTCGGCGAACCTCGCCCCGATGTCCTCGGCGTTCTGGCTGGGCTGGCGAGCCATGCTCGGCCTGGGCGCGCGGTCGAAGACCACGCAGAATCTGCGGCGCACGCGCGAGTGCGTGCTGAATCTGCCTTCTTCCGCCCTCGCCGCGGCCGTCGATCGGCTCGCGCTCACCACGGGTTCGGACCCGGTGCCGCCGGGCAAGCAGCAGCGCGGCTACTTCCACGTCGCCGACAAGTTCGCCCGTGCGGGCCTCACCGCGGTGCCGTCCGAGACGGTCGCGCCGCCGCGCGTCGCGGAGTGCCCGGTGGCCATGGAGGCCGTCCTCGAGGCCACCCATCCCTTCGCCGCCGACGACGAGGCGCAGGACGGCTCCGTCGTGGGCCTGGAGGTCCGCGTCCAGCGCGTCTTCGTCCACGACGACATCCGCCTGCCCGGCACCGAAGACCACGTGGACCCCGACGCGTGGCGCCCGCTGATCATGAGCTTCCAGAAGCTCTACGGCTTGGGCTCACAGGTGCACGAGTCGACACTGGCGTCCATTCCGGAGCGGCTGTACCGGGGCCCGGACATCGACCGGGCCCGACAGGTCCAGACCCGTTGA
- a CDS encoding winged helix-turn-helix transcriptional regulator — MVRRIQWSGHACPIARAVDVLGEPWTLLILRNATTGTTRFDEFRDELGIADNVLTTRLTKLTEAGLLARVPYRDGGRTRHEYRLTKAGADALPVLLSLAEWGDEHTTPDPPAERMLIVHGACGARTRPGTLCDECGEPMHREDMRWYRPWRSPEPVPLAEPVS, encoded by the coding sequence ATGGTCCGACGCATCCAGTGGTCCGGGCACGCGTGCCCGATCGCCCGGGCGGTCGACGTTCTCGGCGAACCGTGGACGCTGCTGATTCTGCGCAACGCCACCACAGGCACCACGCGCTTCGACGAGTTCCGCGACGAGCTCGGCATCGCCGACAACGTGCTGACGACCCGGCTCACCAAACTCACCGAGGCGGGGCTGCTCGCGCGCGTGCCGTACCGCGACGGCGGCCGCACCCGCCACGAGTACCGCCTCACGAAGGCGGGCGCAGATGCGCTGCCGGTGCTGCTGTCCCTCGCCGAGTGGGGCGACGAGCACACCACGCCCGACCCGCCCGCCGAGCGCATGCTGATCGTCCACGGCGCCTGCGGTGCGCGCACGCGCCCCGGCACGCTGTGCGACGAATGCGGCGAACCGATGCACCGCGAGGACATGCGCTGGTACCGGCCGTGGCGCTCGCCCGAACCCGTGCCGCTCGCCGAACCCGTGAGCTGA